A DNA window from Ostrea edulis chromosome 5, xbOstEdul1.1, whole genome shotgun sequence contains the following coding sequences:
- the LOC125649699 gene encoding solute carrier family 28 member 3-like isoform X2 — MATTSSKLECVMESERFINEEAPNNSTPESTSVIVSYQYVPPECLKNCSHLNPVVSVRKSLDRLVKKHRKKIKMCFRMFLILGYFAYFIGAMIYRFGDEGSIRLLVVTTVVISCYAMHVIKNQCGSRVEAIMNNTSKNHNFPSERTRHILKRILTVYVICVIVIYITTTVFLTDPSRLIPVAGLLIFTFVLFFFSKDPEQVSWRPVLWGFLLQMIFALIVLRTSWGYGAFDWLGKRVTEFLDHTDNGARFVFGDGFMEHFFAFKVMSVIFFFSAVISILYYIGWMQILIEKMAWVMQYSLETSAMESLHAAVNVFVGWAETTTIIKPLFDKMTLSELHTVMTNGFATVAGSTLVIYILFGAPANHLISASVMSAPAALGISKLFWPETKESRRDTSNDACVIKREGRNIMDAASIGAITALPIVAYILASVIAFFSLLGFVNSTLVWLGERIGLILPDYPPLTFQLICSYLFWPLVFLMGVESRDCCVVARMVGIKTFINEFLAYEDLGKEHSVVIATYALCGFANLTALGIMIGALTAIAPDRKEDIVRVSFRAMISGCFACFMTACIAGILSA; from the exons GCTCCAAACAACAGTACACCAGAATCCACATCTGTAATTGTGTCATACCAGTACGTTCCTCCGGAATGTTTGAAAAACTGTTCTCATCTCAATCCAGTGGTCAGCGTTCGAAAATCCTTAGACAGACTGGTAAAGAAACACCGAAAAAAGATCAAAATGTGCTTCCGAATGTTTCTTATTTTAGGATATTTTGCATATTTCATTGGAGCAATGATTTATCGTTTCGGTGACGAGGGTTCGATTCGTTTACTTGTTGTAACAACCGTTGTTATATCTTGTTATGCAATGCATGTGATAAAAAATCAGTGCGGAAGTCGAGTGGAAGCTATCATGAACAATACTAGTAAAAATCACAACTTTCCGAGTGAAAGAACAAGGCATATTTTGAAaag GATATTGACAGTCTACGTCATCTGCGTCATCGTCATTTATATCACCACAACAGTCTTTCTGACGGATCCTTCCCGCCTTATACCTGTCGCCGGTTTACTCATTTTCACGTTCGTgctgtttttcttttcaaaagatCCCGAACAG GTTTCGTGGCGGCCTGTATTGTGGGGGTTTCTGCTGCAAATGATCTTTGCCTTGATAGTTCTCCGGACCAGCTGGGGCTATGGTGCATTTGACTGGCTGGGGAAAAGAGTCACAGAATTTCTCGATCATACAGATAATGGCGCCAGATTTGTGTTTGGGGATGGTTTTATGGAACACTTTTTTGCATTTAAG GTGATGTCAGTTATATTTTTCTTCAGCGCAGTCATATCTATTCTGTACTATATTGGATGGATGCAAATTCTGATAGAAAAGATGGCCTGGGTAATGCAGTACAGCTTGGAAACTTCCGCCATGGAATCCCTCCACGCCGCCGTCAACGTCTTTGTTGGATGG GCCGAAACTACGACGATAATCAAGCCTCTTTTTGACAAGATGACCCTCTCGGAACTTCATACCGTGATGACGAATGGATTTGCAACAGTGGCCGGAAGCACATTAGTAATCTACATCCTTTTTGGG GCTCCCGCCAATCACTTGATATCGGCCAGTGTTATGTCAGCACCAGCAGCACTCGGAATATCCAAGTTATTTTGGCCGGAAACCAAAGAGAGCAGAAGAGATACATCAAACGACGCATGTGTAATAAAAAG gGAGGGAAGAAATATTATGGACGCAGCATCTATCGGAGCCATCACTGCCCTTCCGATTGTGGCCTATATTCTAGCCAGTGTCATCGCCTTTTTCTCCCTCTTGGGATTTGTTAATTCTACCTTGGTGTGGCTGGGAGAGAGGATCGGGCTCATCCTTCCTGATTATCCACCGCTAACCTTTCAG CTCATATGCTCTTACCTATTCTGGCCATTAGTTTTTCTGATGGGTGTAGAATCACGTGACTGTTGTGTTGTCGCACGAATGGTAGGAATCAAGACCTTCATCAATGAATTTCTAGCGTACGAAGATTTGGGAAAG GAACATTCAGTGGTTATTGCTACGTATGCCCTTTGTGGATTTGCCAACCTGACAGCCCTAGGGATCATGATAGGAGCACTCACCGCCATAGCACCGGACCGGAAAGAAGACATAGTTCGAGTTTCCTTCCGCGCTATGATTTCTGGGTGTTTTGCCTGCTTCATGACTGCATGCATAGCAG GAATACTTTCTGCATAG
- the LOC125649699 gene encoding solute carrier family 28 member 3-like isoform X1, producing the protein MATTSSKLECVMESERFINEEAPNNSTPESTSVIVSYQYVPPECLKNCSHLNPVVSVRKSLDRLVKKHRKKIKMCFRMFLILGYFAYFIGAMIYRFGDEGSIRLLVVTTVVISCYAMHVIKNQCGSRVEAIMNNTSKNHNFPSERTRHILKRILTVYVICVIVIYITTTVFLTDPSRLIPVAGLLIFTFVLFFFSKDPEQVSWRPVLWGFLLQMIFALIVLRTSWGYGAFDWLGKRVTEFLDHTDNGARFVFGDGFMEHFFAFKVMSVIFFFSAVISILYYIGWMQILIEKMAWVMQYSLETSAMESLHAAVNVFVGWAETTTIIKPLFDKMTLSELHTVMTNGFATVAGSTLVIYILFGAPANHLISASVMSAPAALGISKLFWPETKESRRDTSNDACVIKREGRNIMDAASIGAITALPIVAYILASVIAFFSLLGFVNSTLVWLGERIGLILPDYPPLTFQLICSYLFWPLVFLMGVESRDCCVVARMVGIKTFINEFLAYEDLGKVRKNNDVFDSYTGQWTMTASCDVFLVDRNETLKGGVLTEHSVVIATYALCGFANLTALGIMIGALTAIAPDRKEDIVRVSFRAMISGCFACFMTACIAGILSA; encoded by the exons GCTCCAAACAACAGTACACCAGAATCCACATCTGTAATTGTGTCATACCAGTACGTTCCTCCGGAATGTTTGAAAAACTGTTCTCATCTCAATCCAGTGGTCAGCGTTCGAAAATCCTTAGACAGACTGGTAAAGAAACACCGAAAAAAGATCAAAATGTGCTTCCGAATGTTTCTTATTTTAGGATATTTTGCATATTTCATTGGAGCAATGATTTATCGTTTCGGTGACGAGGGTTCGATTCGTTTACTTGTTGTAACAACCGTTGTTATATCTTGTTATGCAATGCATGTGATAAAAAATCAGTGCGGAAGTCGAGTGGAAGCTATCATGAACAATACTAGTAAAAATCACAACTTTCCGAGTGAAAGAACAAGGCATATTTTGAAaag GATATTGACAGTCTACGTCATCTGCGTCATCGTCATTTATATCACCACAACAGTCTTTCTGACGGATCCTTCCCGCCTTATACCTGTCGCCGGTTTACTCATTTTCACGTTCGTgctgtttttcttttcaaaagatCCCGAACAG GTTTCGTGGCGGCCTGTATTGTGGGGGTTTCTGCTGCAAATGATCTTTGCCTTGATAGTTCTCCGGACCAGCTGGGGCTATGGTGCATTTGACTGGCTGGGGAAAAGAGTCACAGAATTTCTCGATCATACAGATAATGGCGCCAGATTTGTGTTTGGGGATGGTTTTATGGAACACTTTTTTGCATTTAAG GTGATGTCAGTTATATTTTTCTTCAGCGCAGTCATATCTATTCTGTACTATATTGGATGGATGCAAATTCTGATAGAAAAGATGGCCTGGGTAATGCAGTACAGCTTGGAAACTTCCGCCATGGAATCCCTCCACGCCGCCGTCAACGTCTTTGTTGGATGG GCCGAAACTACGACGATAATCAAGCCTCTTTTTGACAAGATGACCCTCTCGGAACTTCATACCGTGATGACGAATGGATTTGCAACAGTGGCCGGAAGCACATTAGTAATCTACATCCTTTTTGGG GCTCCCGCCAATCACTTGATATCGGCCAGTGTTATGTCAGCACCAGCAGCACTCGGAATATCCAAGTTATTTTGGCCGGAAACCAAAGAGAGCAGAAGAGATACATCAAACGACGCATGTGTAATAAAAAG gGAGGGAAGAAATATTATGGACGCAGCATCTATCGGAGCCATCACTGCCCTTCCGATTGTGGCCTATATTCTAGCCAGTGTCATCGCCTTTTTCTCCCTCTTGGGATTTGTTAATTCTACCTTGGTGTGGCTGGGAGAGAGGATCGGGCTCATCCTTCCTGATTATCCACCGCTAACCTTTCAG CTCATATGCTCTTACCTATTCTGGCCATTAGTTTTTCTGATGGGTGTAGAATCACGTGACTGTTGTGTTGTCGCACGAATGGTAGGAATCAAGACCTTCATCAATGAATTTCTAGCGTACGAAGATTTGGGAAAGGTAAGGAAAAATAATGACGTATTCGACTCTTACACGGGTCAATGGACGATGACGGCCAGCTGTGATGTATTTTTGGTGGATCGAAATGAAACCCTTAAAGGAGGAGTTCTCACA GAACATTCAGTGGTTATTGCTACGTATGCCCTTTGTGGATTTGCCAACCTGACAGCCCTAGGGATCATGATAGGAGCACTCACCGCCATAGCACCGGACCGGAAAGAAGACATAGTTCGAGTTTCCTTCCGCGCTATGATTTCTGGGTGTTTTGCCTGCTTCATGACTGCATGCATAGCAG GAATACTTTCTGCATAG